Proteins from a genomic interval of Enterococcus faecium:
- the feoB gene encoding ferrous iron transport protein B, translated as MNIALVGNPNSGKTSLFNLLTGSNQYVGNWPGVTVEKKEGSLKKNPNIHIQDLPGIYSLSPYTPEEVIARDYLVQEQPELIINIIDATNLERNLYLTTQLLDLDIPMIIGLNMMDVIKKEGKKINLEKLSYGLGVPVLPISVLKKQGIEKLIEKIQESAKKRPSIPVPCTYDPRLEAALHEIEDVLGEQSGKKRWYAMKYFERDQKVREDYEIAVSQQKEIEQLIQLTEKLLDDDSETILVNERYEFITQLCTLCVVSNDSFQLSMSDKIDQIATNRWLALPIFAFVMWLIYYLAIQTVGTMGTDWINDTLFGTWLPEHVGRLLAEWQVAGWMQELILNGIIAGVGAVLGFLPQLIILFLCLSFLEDCGYMARIAFVMDRLFRKFGLSGKSFIPMLIATGCGVPGVMASRTIENEQDRRLTIMVTTFMPCSAKLPIIALVAGAFFPHQSWVAPSAYFLGMTAIIFSGISLKKTRLFAGDTAPFIMELPAYHFPQWSAVLRQTYDRSKSFVKKAGTIIFVSSIVIWFSSSYNFYAQPVSEDQSILAFFGRILAVVFQPLGWGNWQGTVAAITGLVAKENIIGTFGILFGHAEVSENGREIWQVLQHTYTPAAAYSLLAFNLLCAPCFAAIGAIHREMNAKKWTWIAIGYQCGLAYLVSFVIYQLGHLLEGGQVALGTYLAILLMIGLVYVLFRQPKSKNQFYTILSLEGEE; from the coding sequence ATGAATATCGCGTTAGTCGGAAATCCAAACAGCGGGAAAACTAGCTTGTTCAATCTCTTGACTGGTTCGAATCAATATGTAGGGAATTGGCCGGGCGTAACAGTAGAAAAAAAAGAAGGATCGTTGAAAAAAAATCCGAACATTCATATTCAGGACCTACCCGGCATCTATTCTTTGTCTCCTTATACACCAGAAGAAGTGATTGCAAGAGATTATTTGGTTCAGGAACAGCCTGAACTGATCATCAACATTATTGATGCTACCAATTTAGAACGAAATCTTTATTTAACTACGCAGTTATTGGATTTAGACATTCCTATGATCATTGGTCTGAATATGATGGATGTCATCAAAAAAGAAGGAAAAAAAATCAATCTAGAAAAGCTTTCCTATGGTCTTGGTGTACCAGTTTTACCAATCAGCGTATTGAAAAAGCAAGGAATCGAAAAACTAATCGAAAAGATTCAGGAGTCTGCAAAAAAGCGGCCTTCTATTCCTGTTCCCTGTACATATGATCCACGTTTAGAAGCAGCTTTACATGAAATTGAAGATGTACTAGGAGAACAAAGCGGCAAGAAACGCTGGTATGCAATGAAATATTTTGAACGAGATCAGAAGGTAAGAGAGGATTACGAGATAGCAGTTTCTCAGCAAAAAGAGATCGAGCAACTGATCCAGTTAACAGAGAAACTATTGGACGACGATAGTGAGACGATTCTGGTCAATGAACGTTATGAATTTATTACCCAACTATGTACACTCTGTGTTGTGTCAAATGATTCTTTCCAATTATCGATGAGTGACAAAATCGATCAGATTGCAACGAATCGTTGGTTAGCCTTGCCGATCTTCGCATTTGTGATGTGGCTGATCTATTATCTGGCTATTCAAACAGTAGGAACAATGGGGACAGATTGGATCAATGACACATTGTTTGGTACATGGTTACCAGAACATGTTGGCAGATTGTTAGCTGAATGGCAAGTAGCGGGATGGATGCAGGAGCTGATCTTGAACGGCATCATCGCAGGCGTGGGAGCAGTGTTAGGATTTCTACCGCAATTGATTATATTGTTTTTATGCTTGAGCTTTCTGGAAGACTGCGGATATATGGCGAGGATCGCTTTTGTCATGGATCGACTTTTCAGGAAATTCGGTCTTTCAGGAAAATCCTTCATTCCTATGCTGATTGCTACAGGATGTGGAGTGCCAGGCGTCATGGCCAGTCGCACGATTGAAAACGAGCAAGATCGTCGTTTGACGATCATGGTCACAACCTTCATGCCTTGTTCTGCAAAGTTGCCGATTATTGCCTTAGTAGCAGGGGCCTTTTTTCCTCATCAATCTTGGGTAGCTCCTTCTGCCTATTTTCTTGGTATGACTGCAATTATTTTCTCTGGAATCAGCTTGAAAAAAACACGTTTGTTTGCTGGAGATACAGCTCCTTTTATCATGGAATTGCCCGCATATCATTTTCCTCAATGGTCAGCGGTCCTAAGACAAACCTATGACCGCAGCAAGTCTTTTGTTAAAAAAGCAGGAACGATTATCTTTGTTTCTAGTATCGTGATCTGGTTCAGCTCTTCTTATAATTTTTATGCTCAACCTGTTTCTGAAGACCAAAGTATCTTAGCCTTTTTCGGGCGAATCCTGGCAGTTGTTTTTCAGCCGCTTGGTTGGGGAAACTGGCAAGGAACAGTCGCAGCGATTACAGGATTGGTCGCTAAAGAAAATATTATTGGCACATTTGGTATTTTGTTTGGTCATGCGGAAGTATCCGAAAATGGCAGAGAAATCTGGCAAGTGCTACAACACACATATACTCCCGCAGCAGCTTATTCATTGTTAGCCTTCAATTTACTTTGTGCGCCTTGTTTTGCGGCAATTGGGGCTATCCATCGGGAAATGAATGCCAAGAAATGGACTTGGATCGCCATAGGCTATCAATGCGGTTTAGCTTATTTAGTTAGTTTTGTGATTTATCAGTTGGGACACTTATTGGAGGGTGGACAGGTAGCGTTAGGGACGTATCTTGCTATTTTACTGATGATAGGACTCGTTTATGTTTTGTTCCGTCAGCCAAAATCCAAGAACCAGTTTTATACTATATTGTCATTAGAAGGAGAGGAATAG
- a CDS encoding bacteriocin immunity protein, whose amino-acid sequence MKKNAKQIVHELYNDISISKDPKYSDILEVLQKVYLKLEKQKYELDPGPLINRLVNYLYFTAYTNKIRFTEYQEELIRNLSEIGRTAGINGLYRADYGDKSQF is encoded by the coding sequence ATGAAAAAAAATGCTAAGCAAATTGTTCATGAATTATATAATGATATATCTATAAGTAAAGATCCTAAATATTCTGATATTCTTGAGGTTTTACAAAAGGTATATTTAAAATTAGAAAAACAAAAATATGAATTAGATCCCGGTCCTTTAATAAATAGATTGGTGAATTATCTATATTTTACTGCTTATACTAATAAAATAAGATTCACTGAATATCAAGAGGAATTAATAAGAAATTTGAGTGAAATTGGAAGAACTGCTGGAATAAATGGTTTATATCGAGCAGATTATGGAGATAAATCTCAATTTTAA
- a CDS encoding sensor histidine kinase, which yields MFVGNFFFFLLFYMTNTDLNKRKYLFVCLLIPLTFFVELFTDVSAAIPIIGSYFILKEKKKTNIVLLNKLLLCMLIDDFRSIITSMVMTYMFSFEGIKGYGYVVFQIMLDSLFLLMFIWLYRKLAINRIVEQSSSKLTAIFMIYLLTIGLFVSYVAHQYQVFDHFVFGVLIFLIIQMFVVLFLFIRITIRQREQYEQQLKRKELVYLKKYTDSLEKDQEKFARFRHDYKNLLLSLKEIANQNHDSILEKEIKELEIYSNSYLTNKFEYRYLKNIKNEYLKSLLIAKLYQANNNKICCKFECPSTIIEVPVPIFDCIRVLGIILDNAIEASIESQDRELSLAIYRDDKQIEISISNSCREILLSIDTLMKKGITTKKGHQGLGLSSIEEINKKNPNMFVNYQNDPYQFTTQVILLF from the coding sequence ATGTTCGTGGGAAACTTTTTCTTTTTTCTCTTATTTTATATGACTAATACTGATCTTAACAAAAGAAAATATCTTTTTGTATGTTTATTGATACCACTCACTTTTTTTGTTGAATTATTTACTGATGTTTCCGCAGCTATACCTATAATCGGAAGTTATTTTATATTAAAGGAAAAGAAGAAAACTAATATAGTGCTTTTAAATAAATTACTATTATGTATGCTTATTGATGATTTCAGATCTATTATTACTTCCATGGTTATGACGTATATGTTTTCATTTGAAGGGATAAAAGGGTATGGTTATGTAGTATTCCAGATAATGCTTGATTCTTTGTTTTTGCTGATGTTTATTTGGTTATATAGAAAATTAGCTATAAATAGGATTGTTGAACAGTCCAGTTCTAAACTTACTGCTATATTCATGATTTATTTACTTACAATTGGTTTATTTGTTTCTTATGTTGCTCATCAATATCAAGTATTTGATCATTTTGTGTTTGGTGTCTTAATATTTTTAATCATTCAAATGTTTGTTGTTCTATTTTTATTTATTAGAATAACTATTAGGCAACGAGAACAATATGAACAGCAATTGAAAAGAAAAGAATTGGTTTATCTAAAAAAATATACTGATTCACTGGAAAAAGATCAAGAAAAATTTGCCAGATTTAGACATGACTATAAAAATTTATTGCTGAGTTTAAAAGAAATCGCTAATCAAAACCATGATTCGATATTGGAAAAAGAAATAAAAGAATTAGAGATCTATTCTAATTCTTATCTAACCAATAAGTTTGAATATCGTTATTTAAAAAATATAAAAAATGAATATTTGAAAAGTTTGTTGATAGCGAAGCTATACCAAGCAAATAACAATAAGATTTGTTGTAAATTCGAATGTCCAAGTACTATTATTGAAGTTCCTGTTCCAATATTTGACTGTATTAGGGTGCTTGGAATTATTCTCGATAATGCAATTGAAGCATCTATAGAGAGTCAAGATAGAGAACTGTCTCTAGCTATTTACCGAGATGATAAACAGATAGAAATTTCGATATCGAATAGTTGTAGAGAGATACTACTCTCTATAGATACTCTAATGAAAAAAGGAATAACAACAAAAAAGGGACATCAAGGGTTAGGTTTATCTAGTATAGAGGAAATCAATAAAAAGAATCCCAATATGTTTGTGAACTATCAAAACGATCCGTATCAATTTACTACTCAAGTTATTTTGTTGTTTTGA
- a CDS encoding class II bacteriocin — translation MKHLKILSIKETQLIYGGTTHSGKYYGNGVYCTKNKCTVDWAKATTCIAGMSIGGFLGGAIPGKC, via the coding sequence ATGAAACATTTAAAAATTTTGTCTATTAAAGAGACACAACTTATCTATGGGGGTACCACTCATAGTGGAAAATATTATGGAAATGGAGTGTATTGCACTAAAAATAAATGTACGGTCGATTGGGCCAAGGCAACTACTTGTATTGCAGGAATGTCTATAGGTGGTTTTTTAGGTGGAGCAATTCCAGGGAAGTGCTAA
- a CDS encoding ABC transporter permease/substrate binding protein, producing MNNLLNYQLPVANWVENITEWFTTTFSGLFSFLQTIGQAVMSGITNLLLVIPAPLFILLLTVAAFFISKKRPGLTLFTLIGLWFIYNQGLWNDLMNTVTLVLLSSVISIIIGVPLGILMAKSSKAQSIIKPILDFMQTMPGFVYLIPAVAFFGIGMVPGVFASVIFALPPTVRFTNLGIRQVPKELVEASDSFGSTSRQKLFKLELPLAKSTIMAGINQTTMLSLSMVVIASMIGAPGLGRGVLSALQRAQVGNGFVNGVALVILAIIIDRFTQHLNQPNNKKAAGATTQKSKKRQGLIIGAVVVVILGAIGIGSFSSAKETKRINLSYVEWDTEVASTNVVGEVLKQMGYDVTMTPLDNSIMWKSVSNGESDAMVSAWLPKTHGSQYAQYKDQVEDLGANLTGAKVGLAVPAYMDVNSIDELTDQAGKKIIGIEPGAGVVTAAENTIQKYDNLKDWKVETSSSGAMTVALGQAIKKHEPIVVTGWTPHWMFAKYDLKYLEDPENGMGSEEQIHTMVRKGLKEDQPEAYKVLDNFHWSEKDMEKVMLEINNGKDPQQAAKDWIKENQELVESWKK from the coding sequence ATGAATAATCTATTGAACTATCAATTACCAGTGGCAAACTGGGTAGAAAATATCACAGAATGGTTTACGACAACTTTTTCTGGCCTATTTTCATTTTTACAAACGATTGGACAGGCAGTGATGTCGGGGATTACAAATTTACTGTTAGTGATTCCAGCTCCTTTGTTTATCTTGTTATTGACGGTAGCAGCTTTCTTTATTTCTAAGAAACGTCCAGGACTTACGTTGTTCACATTAATCGGTCTATGGTTTATTTATAACCAAGGTCTATGGAATGATTTGATGAATACTGTCACACTTGTTCTTTTATCTAGTGTGATCTCGATCATCATTGGGGTACCATTAGGGATCTTGATGGCAAAAAGCAGTAAAGCCCAAAGTATTATCAAACCGATCCTTGACTTTATGCAGACAATGCCAGGATTCGTTTATTTGATTCCAGCAGTTGCATTTTTCGGTATCGGGATGGTTCCAGGGGTATTTGCCTCAGTCATCTTTGCTCTGCCACCAACCGTTCGTTTTACGAATTTAGGGATTCGACAAGTTCCTAAAGAATTAGTAGAAGCTTCTGATTCATTCGGGAGCACAAGTCGTCAAAAACTATTCAAACTAGAATTGCCTTTAGCTAAAAGTACGATCATGGCAGGGATCAATCAAACAACAATGCTGTCACTTTCAATGGTCGTTATTGCCTCTATGATCGGTGCACCCGGCTTAGGACGCGGCGTATTATCAGCATTGCAAAGAGCACAAGTCGGGAATGGATTTGTCAACGGGGTTGCATTAGTTATCTTAGCAATCATCATTGACCGTTTTACACAGCATTTGAACCAGCCAAACAATAAAAAAGCTGCAGGAGCAACAACACAGAAAAGTAAAAAACGTCAAGGACTGATCATTGGTGCTGTAGTAGTAGTGATCTTAGGTGCGATTGGTATAGGGAGTTTTTCATCTGCCAAAGAAACAAAACGTATCAACTTATCTTATGTTGAATGGGATACAGAAGTTGCTTCAACAAATGTAGTCGGTGAAGTATTGAAACAAATGGGCTATGATGTAACGATGACGCCATTAGATAATTCAATCATGTGGAAATCTGTTTCAAATGGCGAGTCAGATGCCATGGTTTCAGCTTGGCTACCTAAAACTCATGGTTCACAATATGCACAATATAAAGATCAAGTCGAAGACCTAGGTGCCAATTTGACAGGAGCAAAAGTTGGTTTAGCAGTGCCAGCCTACATGGATGTAAATTCGATCGATGAGTTAACCGATCAGGCAGGTAAGAAAATCATAGGAATCGAGCCAGGAGCTGGTGTAGTTACGGCTGCTGAAAACACGATCCAAAAATATGACAACTTGAAAGACTGGAAAGTAGAGACATCTTCTTCAGGAGCAATGACCGTTGCACTAGGTCAAGCGATCAAAAAACACGAACCAATTGTAGTTACAGGATGGACACCTCATTGGATGTTTGCCAAATATGATCTGAAATACTTAGAAGATCCTGAAAACGGAATGGGAAGCGAAGAGCAGATCCATACGATGGTTCGAAAAGGATTGAAAGAAGACCAGCCAGAAGCTTACAAAGTATTAGACAATTTCCATTGGTCAGAAAAAGATATGGAAAAAGTTATGTTGGAAATCAACAATGGAAAAGATCCACAGCAAGCAGCAAAAGACTGGATCAAAGAGAACCAAGAATTAGTCGAAAGCTGGAAAAAATAA
- a CDS encoding response regulator transcription factor has translation MSYPIILCEDQIIQLNQLERIIDNFILFHDKVFKIVLKTQSPLEVKKYLKQFRPKQGIYFLDIDLNHEVNGIELAEVIRKYDVQAKIIFTTTHDEMLPVTIKRRVETLGFVTKDQTLDEYRNEIVELLLLAQERIDATKQVTNQAFVFSIGSQTFTFDINDIYFVEASKLPHRLSLCTKDGQYEFYGRISELEKKYPMLTRISRACLVNIFNVKEIDFKKRSLYFDSELARNFTLGKAQKIKEKLKESTV, from the coding sequence ATGAGTTATCCAATAATATTATGTGAAGATCAAATTATACAATTAAATCAGTTAGAACGAATTATTGATAATTTCATTCTTTTTCACGATAAAGTATTTAAGATAGTATTGAAAACACAAAGTCCGTTAGAAGTTAAAAAATACCTCAAACAATTCCGACCAAAGCAAGGAATATATTTCTTAGATATTGATTTAAATCATGAAGTTAACGGTATAGAATTAGCAGAAGTAATCAGAAAATATGATGTTCAAGCAAAAATCATTTTTACAACTACTCATGATGAGATGTTACCCGTAACAATAAAAAGAAGAGTTGAAACGTTAGGATTTGTAACAAAAGATCAAACACTAGATGAGTATCGAAACGAGATTGTTGAGTTATTGTTATTAGCGCAAGAAAGGATAGATGCAACAAAACAGGTTACGAATCAAGCATTTGTTTTTTCCATAGGTTCTCAAACATTTACTTTTGATATAAATGACATTTATTTTGTAGAAGCTTCAAAATTACCACATAGATTATCATTGTGTACTAAAGATGGGCAGTACGAATTTTATGGAAGAATTAGTGAGCTTGAAAAGAAATATCCTATGTTAACAAGAATTAGTCGAGCGTGTTTAGTAAATATCTTTAACGTTAAAGAAATAGATTTTAAAAAACGTTCACTATATTTTGATTCAGAGTTGGCCAGAAACTTTACTTTAGGGAAAGCACAAAAAATTAAGGAGAAGTTGAAAGAAAGCACTGTTTAG
- a CDS encoding peptide cleavage/export ABC transporter has protein sequence MIKSFPFVQQQDEKDCGVACLSMILKYFKTDIPIHKLRDLSGTDLEGTSAFGLKKTFEKLSFDCMAIQADSEIWKERDLILPLIAHILVDNSYMHYVVIYKTKGNVLWIADPANGKNRKTIEAFQKEWTGILLLPMPRETYIPIKEKVAGLSSFLPIIWKQKGLVFHIVLASIFITFFGIGSSYYFQGILDFFIPNQARSTLNIISIGLIAVYLFRVLFEYSRSYLLIILGQRMSMAIMLQYFKHVLTLPMNFFATRKSGEIISRFLDASKIIDALASATLSIFLDIGMVLLVGVTLAIQNSTLFLITLCSLPFYVVAIFAFVKSYEKSNREEMAAGAAVNSSIIESLKGIETIKAYSGEEKVYNRIDHEFVKLMKKSFRTVTLDNIQQGIKHLIQLISSALILWLGSYFVMDNRISLGQLITYNALLVFFTDPLQNIINLQVKMQTAQVANNRLNEIFAIDSEKSNQSFEYMLSEQLFQQDITVKNVSFSYSMKAPTLNEISCTIPSHSKTAIVGVSGSGKSTLAKLFVRFYEASEGSIHYGNINHLDIPFQILRDRVTYLPQESFFFSGTIIENLIFGLDSPPSFEQIIEVCEIVQLNEFINQQPLRYETLLEEGGNNLSGGQRQRLALARALLKNPDILILDEATSGLDTLLEHAIMNYLLNLKEKTIIFIAHHLPIAKACDQILVLHEGHLVEKGTHDELRFADGIYQKLWEI, from the coding sequence GTGATAAAATCATTTCCTTTTGTGCAGCAACAAGATGAAAAAGATTGTGGTGTTGCTTGCCTTTCGATGATTTTAAAATATTTTAAAACTGATATCCCGATTCATAAATTACGGGACCTATCTGGGACTGATTTAGAGGGTACTTCAGCATTTGGATTGAAAAAGACATTTGAAAAATTGTCTTTTGATTGTATGGCTATTCAAGCAGATAGTGAGATCTGGAAAGAAAGAGATCTTATCTTACCATTAATTGCACATATATTGGTTGATAACAGCTATATGCACTACGTTGTAATTTATAAAACGAAGGGAAACGTACTATGGATTGCAGATCCCGCTAATGGAAAAAATAGAAAAACGATTGAAGCGTTTCAAAAAGAATGGACAGGTATTCTTTTATTACCTATGCCTAGAGAAACTTATATTCCTATTAAAGAAAAAGTAGCTGGATTAAGTTCTTTTTTGCCTATAATTTGGAAACAAAAAGGATTAGTATTCCACATCGTTTTAGCATCGATTTTCATTACGTTTTTTGGCATAGGAAGCTCATATTATTTTCAAGGTATTCTTGATTTTTTCATCCCTAATCAAGCACGTTCAACTTTAAATATAATTTCCATTGGCTTGATCGCTGTCTATTTATTTCGGGTATTGTTTGAATATAGTCGTAGTTATCTTCTTATTATTTTAGGACAGCGAATGAGTATGGCAATTATGCTTCAGTATTTCAAACATGTGTTAACTTTACCAATGAATTTTTTTGCTACGAGAAAATCAGGGGAAATTATTTCTCGTTTTCTTGATGCCAGTAAGATTATTGATGCTTTAGCAAGTGCTACGTTATCAATATTTTTAGATATTGGTATGGTGTTGCTTGTTGGGGTTACGTTAGCTATTCAGAATAGTACGTTGTTTTTAATCACTCTATGCTCTTTGCCTTTTTATGTAGTTGCAATATTCGCTTTCGTGAAAAGCTATGAAAAATCGAACAGGGAAGAAATGGCAGCCGGTGCAGCTGTAAATTCTAGTATCATAGAAAGTCTTAAAGGAATAGAAACAATTAAAGCATATAGCGGTGAAGAGAAAGTATATAACCGTATAGACCATGAATTTGTTAAATTAATGAAAAAATCATTTCGTACGGTTACGCTTGATAATATTCAACAAGGAATTAAACATTTGATTCAATTAATTAGCAGTGCATTAATTTTATGGCTAGGTTCTTATTTTGTTATGGATAATAGAATTAGTCTAGGTCAACTTATCACATACAATGCTTTACTAGTATTTTTCACAGATCCTTTACAAAACATTATTAATTTACAAGTGAAAATGCAAACGGCTCAAGTTGCAAATAATCGTTTAAATGAAATTTTCGCGATTGATTCAGAAAAATCGAACCAGTCTTTTGAATATATGCTTTCTGAACAATTATTTCAACAAGATATCACTGTAAAAAACGTTTCATTCTCGTATAGCATGAAGGCCCCAACGTTGAACGAAATTTCATGTACAATTCCTTCGCACAGTAAAACGGCTATAGTTGGAGTTAGTGGTTCTGGAAAATCAACTCTTGCAAAGTTATTTGTTCGTTTTTATGAAGCATCAGAAGGATCGATCCATTATGGAAACATTAATCACTTAGACATTCCTTTTCAGATATTACGCGATCGAGTGACATATTTGCCTCAAGAGTCATTTTTCTTTAGTGGAACAATCATTGAGAATCTTATATTCGGTTTAGATAGCCCACCAAGTTTCGAACAAATAATAGAAGTTTGTGAGATAGTCCAACTAAATGAATTTATTAATCAACAGCCATTACGTTACGAGACATTGTTGGAAGAAGGTGGAAATAATCTTTCAGGAGGGCAACGACAACGATTAGCCTTAGCACGGGCTTTATTAAAAAATCCGGACATATTAATTTTAGATGAAGCAACTAGTGGATTAGATACCTTGTTAGAACATGCAATTATGAATTATCTCCTCAATTTAAAAGAAAAAACGATTATTTTTATTGCGCATCATTTACCAATAGCAAAAGCATGTGATCAAATTTTAGTTCTCCATGAAGGGCATT
- a CDS encoding quaternary amine ABC transporter ATP-binding protein, protein MVKVEVKHLTKIFGKKTQAALDMMNDHQPKTEILKKTGATVGVYDVNFDVKEGEIFVIMGLSGSGKSTLIRLLNRLIEPTSGSIYIDGEDVSKLSKEELREVRRHKINMVFQNFGLFPHRTILENTEYGLEVRGVPKEERQEKAEKALENSSLLSFKDQYPSQLSGGMQQRVGLARALANDPEILLMDEAFSALDPLIRREMQDELLDLQANVQKTIIFITHDLNEALRIGDRIALMKDGEIMQIGTGEEILTNPANDYVREFVEEVDRSKVLTAQNIMVPALTTNIESDGPNVALTRMRNEEVSMLMAVDRKRHLKGIITADQALEARKQKRPLIDFLDENVTVIGKDMVVSDIFNIIYDSPTPLAVVEDGKLKGVVIRGSVIEALAETSEVSEHE, encoded by the coding sequence TTGGTAAAAGTAGAAGTAAAACATTTAACAAAGATATTTGGTAAAAAGACACAAGCCGCTTTAGATATGATGAATGATCACCAGCCGAAAACGGAGATTTTAAAGAAAACCGGTGCAACGGTTGGTGTGTATGACGTGAATTTTGACGTAAAAGAAGGAGAAATCTTCGTGATCATGGGGCTTTCCGGGAGTGGGAAATCCACATTGATCCGTCTATTGAATCGTCTGATTGAGCCAACTTCGGGCAGTATCTATATTGATGGAGAAGATGTATCGAAGTTAAGCAAAGAAGAATTGCGAGAAGTCCGTCGTCATAAAATCAATATGGTTTTCCAAAACTTCGGTCTGTTTCCACATCGAACGATCTTGGAAAATACAGAATACGGGTTAGAAGTCCGTGGTGTACCTAAAGAAGAACGACAAGAAAAAGCAGAAAAAGCATTAGAAAATTCTAGTTTGCTTTCATTTAAAGACCAATATCCTAGTCAGTTATCTGGTGGGATGCAACAACGGGTTGGCCTAGCCAGAGCTTTAGCAAATGATCCTGAGATCTTGCTGATGGACGAAGCGTTCTCGGCTCTTGATCCGCTGATCCGGCGAGAAATGCAAGACGAATTACTGGACCTGCAAGCCAATGTTCAAAAAACGATTATTTTCATTACCCATGATTTGAATGAAGCTTTACGGATTGGGGACAGAATCGCCTTGATGAAAGACGGCGAAATCATGCAGATCGGAACAGGTGAAGAAATATTGACCAATCCAGCAAATGATTATGTACGTGAATTTGTGGAAGAAGTCGATCGTTCCAAAGTGCTTACGGCTCAAAACATCATGGTACCTGCATTGACGACGAATATCGAATCTGATGGACCAAACGTTGCATTGACAAGGATGCGTAATGAAGAAGTCAGCATGCTGATGGCTGTTGACAGAAAGAGACACCTGAAAGGGATCATCACTGCAGATCAAGCGTTAGAAGCTAGGAAGCAAAAACGTCCATTGATCGACTTCCTAGATGAAAATGTGACGGTGATTGGGAAAGACATGGTGGTAAGTGATATTTTCAATATTATTTATGACTCACCGACTCCACTTGCAGTTGTAGAGGATGGAAAATTAAAAGGTGTCGTCATCCGAGGTAGTGTGATTGAAGCATTAGCAGAAACAAGCGAGGTGAGTGAACATGAATAA
- a CDS encoding EntF family bacteriocin induction factor has translation MEEKNRLNAKQCSDQELKKIKGGAGTKPQGKPASNLVECVFSLFKKCN, from the coding sequence ATGGAAGAAAAAAATAGACTAAATGCTAAACAATGTTCAGATCAAGAGCTTAAAAAAATTAAAGGAGGTGCTGGAACAAAACCTCAAGGAAAACCGGCATCAAATTTAGTGGAATGTGTTTTTTCATTATTTAAAAAGTGTAACTAA
- a CDS encoding Blp family class II bacteriocin — protein MHIKNTKTTFILSSEELKNIQGGSAVGVLGTTFSGATAGVKLCSAGGPYAIAACGVGGALLGAGFSMWTGA, from the coding sequence ATGCATATTAAAAACACAAAAACAACATTTATATTATCTTCAGAAGAGTTGAAAAATATTCAAGGTGGGAGTGCCGTGGGAGTTTTAGGCACTACTTTTTCTGGGGCAACAGCAGGAGTAAAACTTTGTTCAGCCGGAGGACCTTATGCAATAGCTGCTTGTGGTGTAGGTGGAGCTTTATTAGGTGCTGGATTCAGCATGTGGACCGGTGCGTAA
- a CDS encoding GntR family transcriptional regulator has product MSGKKKIVRPRYQQIAVDLAERIVENRYKVGEKIHARSTLASTYNASPETTRKAINVLVDLGIMEVRHGSGAFVASKEKAKDFLLQYQDVQSIQDTKAEIMASVEKQQDELNHFSQLLDQLVNQTKRIHKMNPLLPFELSLSEKAMHLDRSISELNIWQATGATVIAISHNEELLVSPGPYAKFTAGDIVHFIGNEYTLQRMTNFFYPEHQLAE; this is encoded by the coding sequence ATGTCTGGAAAGAAAAAAATCGTCCGCCCGCGCTACCAGCAGATTGCTGTTGATTTAGCCGAACGTATCGTTGAAAACCGATATAAAGTGGGTGAGAAGATCCATGCCCGCTCAACACTTGCCAGTACGTACAATGCTTCTCCTGAGACTACCCGCAAGGCTATCAATGTGCTGGTAGATCTTGGAATCATGGAAGTACGGCATGGAAGTGGGGCATTTGTTGCTTCGAAGGAAAAAGCAAAAGATTTCCTATTGCAATATCAAGATGTACAATCCATCCAAGATACAAAAGCAGAAATCATGGCAAGTGTGGAGAAGCAACAAGATGAGCTGAATCATTTTTCTCAATTATTGGATCAGCTGGTCAATCAAACGAAGCGAATACATAAGATGAATCCTTTACTTCCGTTTGAATTATCTTTATCAGAAAAAGCAATGCATCTGGACCGTTCAATTAGCGAGTTGAATATCTGGCAGGCGACTGGCGCCACAGTTATCGCAATTTCTCATAATGAAGAACTGCTTGTTTCACCTGGCCCCTATGCTAAATTTACGGCAGGGGACATCGTTCATTTTATTGGAAATGAATATACACTACAGCGTATGACAAACTTTTTTTACCCGGAGCATCAGCTTGCAGAATGA